A section of the Paenibacillus yonginensis genome encodes:
- the glyS gene encoding glycine--tRNA ligase subunit beta produces the protein MSKDLLFEIGLEETPARFIRAAMGQLKDRTVKWLDASGIQYAAVEAYATPRRLTVLVKEVAEKQEDVEEEVKGPSRKIALDENGNWSKAALGFARSQGVEPEQFTFRELGGVEYIYVTKNTKGVYTADILPEGLLGILTSMTFPKNMRWASYDFKFVRPIKWIVALFGQDVVPVSIAGVESGNVTRGHRFLGGEAVITEPGTYLDVLRKQHVIADTEERQKLIVDQIEKLAAEKGWNIAVKEDLLEEVLFLVETPTVLVGTFEESFLNIPQEVLITSMREHQRYFPVLDDKGSLLPFFVTVRNGNAESLDVISKGNEKVLRARLSDAKFFYEEDQKLAIKDALSKLETIVFHEELGTIGDKVRRIRRIADSLAAKLNVDSSVRETASRGAEICKFDLVTQMVYEFPELQGVMGQDYARKAGEPQAVADVVFEHYQPRFAGDNVPASLAGAIVSIADKIDTMVGCFSIGIIPTGSQDPYGLRRQAQGIVQIVLEHQLEIKLSDIFALGIAAHEELRGLKRPASQITEDMNEFFGLRVKKLLSDDLRYDIVDAVIAAGYDDVVSVVKRGHALAAAVNGQEDFKTTVESFNRVSNLAAKAVSAEKVRSELLAEASEQKLYEAWQAVSGSYQQALEHKEAEQALSTLSGLKAPITAFFDSVMVMADDEQIRNNRLALLAAIDGDLKAFADFSKLVWA, from the coding sequence ATGTCTAAGGACCTGCTGTTTGAAATCGGACTTGAGGAGACACCAGCCCGCTTTATCCGGGCGGCGATGGGGCAGTTGAAGGATCGGACCGTGAAATGGCTGGACGCTTCGGGCATTCAGTACGCAGCGGTGGAGGCTTATGCCACGCCGCGCCGATTGACCGTTTTAGTTAAAGAGGTCGCCGAGAAGCAGGAGGACGTGGAAGAAGAAGTGAAGGGTCCTTCCCGCAAGATTGCTTTGGATGAGAACGGCAACTGGAGCAAAGCGGCACTTGGTTTTGCCCGCAGCCAGGGAGTTGAACCTGAACAATTTACGTTCCGCGAGCTTGGTGGAGTCGAATATATCTACGTTACGAAAAATACCAAAGGCGTCTACACAGCCGATATATTGCCGGAAGGGCTGCTCGGGATTCTGACTTCGATGACTTTCCCGAAAAACATGCGCTGGGCCAGCTATGATTTCAAATTTGTCCGTCCAATCAAATGGATTGTAGCCTTGTTTGGCCAGGACGTTGTGCCGGTGTCTATTGCCGGCGTTGAATCCGGCAATGTGACCCGCGGTCACCGCTTCCTTGGCGGCGAAGCTGTCATTACGGAGCCGGGCACTTACCTGGATGTGCTTCGCAAGCAGCATGTCATTGCAGACACGGAAGAACGCCAGAAGCTGATTGTTGATCAGATCGAGAAGCTGGCTGCTGAAAAAGGCTGGAACATCGCAGTCAAAGAAGATCTGCTGGAAGAGGTGCTGTTCCTTGTAGAGACGCCTACGGTGCTGGTCGGAACCTTTGAGGAATCGTTCCTGAACATCCCGCAGGAGGTGCTGATTACGTCGATGCGCGAGCATCAGCGTTATTTCCCAGTACTGGATGACAAAGGTTCGCTGCTTCCGTTCTTCGTTACAGTGCGTAACGGCAACGCCGAATCGCTGGACGTCATCTCCAAAGGGAATGAGAAGGTGCTCCGGGCCCGTTTGTCCGACGCCAAATTCTTTTACGAGGAAGACCAGAAGCTGGCAATCAAAGATGCGCTCTCCAAGCTGGAGACCATCGTGTTCCACGAAGAGCTGGGAACGATTGGCGATAAAGTGCGCCGCATCCGCCGGATCGCCGACAGCCTGGCTGCCAAGCTGAACGTGGACAGCAGCGTGCGCGAAACAGCAAGCCGCGGCGCTGAAATCTGCAAATTCGACCTGGTTACGCAAATGGTTTATGAATTCCCTGAACTGCAGGGGGTTATGGGTCAGGATTACGCCCGCAAGGCTGGCGAGCCGCAAGCAGTGGCAGACGTGGTGTTTGAGCATTATCAGCCTCGTTTTGCCGGAGACAACGTGCCTGCTTCGCTGGCGGGAGCTATCGTCAGCATCGCCGACAAAATCGATACGATGGTTGGCTGCTTCTCGATCGGCATTATTCCAACGGGTTCTCAGGACCCGTACGGTTTAAGACGCCAGGCTCAAGGCATTGTGCAGATTGTGCTTGAGCACCAATTGGAAATTAAGCTGAGCGACATTTTTGCTTTGGGTATCGCAGCCCATGAAGAGCTGCGCGGACTGAAACGCCCGGCTTCGCAAATCACGGAGGACATGAATGAATTTTTTGGTCTGCGCGTGAAGAAGTTATTGTCGGATGATCTTCGTTACGACATTGTCGACGCGGTAATTGCTGCCGGTTATGACGATGTGGTTTCGGTTGTGAAACGGGGCCATGCGCTCGCCGCTGCTGTGAACGGACAGGAGGACTTCAAGACAACGGTAGAGTCCTTTAACCGGGTCAGCAACCTGGCAGCCAAAGCCGTCTCGGCGGAAAAAGTCAGATCGGAACTGCTGGCCGAGGCATCCGAACAGAAGCTTTACGAAGCGTGGCAGGCCGTGTCGGGCAGCTACCAGCAGGCGCTTGAGCATAAAGAAGCCGAGCAGGCGCTGAGCACTCTGAGCGGATTAAAGGCGCCGATCACGGCTTTCTTTGACAGCGTTATGGTTATGGCCGACGATGAGCAGATCCGGAATAACCGGCTTGCGCTGCTCGCAGCCATTGACGGCGATTTGAAGGCTTTTGCCGATTTCAGCAAGCTCGTCTGGGCTTAA
- the glyQ gene encoding glycine--tRNA ligase subunit alpha, which produces MNFQQMILTLQKFWAEQNCILVQPYDTEKGAGTMNPMTFLRSLGPEPWKVAYVEPSRRPSDGRYGENPNRLYQHHQFQVIIKPSPDNIQELYLDSLKALGVDPLKHDIRFVEDNWENPSLGCAGLGWEVWLDGMEITQFTYFQQVGGIETNPVAVEITYGMERLASYIQEKENVFDLEWVDGISYGDVFHHPEVEHSKYTFEVSDVKMLFTLFNMYEQEANRAMSEHLVFPAYDYVLKCSHTFNLLDARGAISVTERTGYITRVRNLARQVAATFLEEREKLGFPLLKGGVDHV; this is translated from the coding sequence ATGAATTTTCAACAAATGATTTTGACGCTGCAAAAGTTCTGGGCCGAACAGAACTGTATTCTTGTCCAGCCGTATGATACGGAGAAAGGGGCGGGTACGATGAATCCGATGACCTTCCTCCGCTCGCTGGGTCCTGAGCCTTGGAAAGTCGCTTACGTCGAACCTTCCCGGCGCCCTTCGGACGGGCGATACGGGGAGAATCCGAACCGGCTTTATCAGCATCACCAGTTCCAGGTGATCATCAAACCTTCGCCGGACAATATTCAGGAGCTTTACCTGGACAGCTTGAAAGCTTTAGGCGTCGATCCGCTTAAACACGATATCCGTTTCGTGGAAGACAACTGGGAGAACCCTTCGCTCGGCTGCGCCGGCCTGGGCTGGGAAGTATGGCTCGACGGGATGGAAATCACGCAGTTTACTTACTTCCAGCAGGTGGGCGGCATCGAAACCAACCCGGTAGCTGTAGAAATTACTTATGGGATGGAGCGTCTTGCTTCTTACATCCAAGAGAAAGAAAATGTGTTTGACCTCGAGTGGGTGGACGGCATCTCATACGGAGACGTATTCCATCATCCGGAGGTCGAGCATTCCAAATATACGTTTGAAGTCTCCGACGTCAAAATGCTGTTTACTTTGTTCAACATGTACGAGCAGGAAGCAAATCGTGCGATGAGCGAGCACCTTGTGTTCCCCGCTTACGATTACGTGCTGAAGTGCTCCCACACCTTTAACCTGCTGGATGCGCGCGGCGCGATTAGCGTAACTGAAAGAACGGGTTATATTACCCGCGTCCGCAATCTGGCCCGACAGGTTGCCGCGACATTCTTGGAAGAACGAGAGAAGCTGGGATTCCCGCTGCTTAAAGGAGGAGTAGACCATGTCTAA
- the recO gene encoding DNA repair protein RecO: MLYRVEGIVIRSMDYGEGNKIITLLTEHDGKVGVMVRGAKKPKSRHAAMTMPFTYGQYIFFRNKGLGTLNGGEIIESHHKLREDLTLAAYGSYACELLDRVLQEEETGSFWFGQLKACLDALQEGKDPEVLIHLYEMKILQAAGYGPEMDVCVVSGTDQELEFFSPRLGGVLSRRSRHLDPAAMAVSPSVLKLLRLFAKLDMRRLGNVAVKDTTKAELKTAMRALMDMQLGMQLKSRNFLDQLDKYQI, from the coding sequence ATGTTATACAGAGTGGAAGGCATTGTTATCCGCAGTATGGATTATGGGGAAGGCAACAAAATAATTACGCTGCTGACCGAGCATGACGGCAAAGTAGGCGTGATGGTCCGCGGAGCGAAAAAGCCGAAAAGCCGGCACGCCGCCATGACGATGCCTTTTACATATGGGCAGTACATCTTTTTCAGAAATAAAGGACTTGGCACGCTGAATGGCGGGGAAATCATCGAATCGCATCATAAGCTGCGGGAGGATTTGACGCTGGCCGCTTACGGTTCTTATGCCTGCGAGCTGCTGGACCGGGTGCTTCAGGAGGAAGAAACGGGCTCTTTCTGGTTTGGCCAGCTGAAGGCCTGTCTGGATGCGCTGCAGGAAGGCAAGGACCCGGAGGTGCTGATTCACCTCTATGAAATGAAGATTCTGCAAGCGGCCGGTTACGGGCCGGAGATGGACGTTTGTGTCGTTTCGGGCACGGACCAGGAGCTGGAGTTCTTCAGTCCGAGGCTGGGCGGTGTGCTCAGCCGGCGAAGCCGGCATTTGGATCCTGCGGCTATGGCTGTATCGCCTTCCGTGCTGAAGCTGCTCCGTTTGTTCGCGAAGCTGGATATGCGCAGATTGGGCAATGTTGCCGTAAAGGATACGACCAAAGCCGAATTAAAAACCGCCATGCGAGCGCTGATGGACATGCAGCTTGGCATGCAGCTGAAATCGCGCAATTTCCTGGATCAGCTGGATAAATACCAGATTTGA
- a CDS encoding YqzL family protein, translating to MRDFSWKYFTMTGDVDAYMLYKEVGAPQENEQQEEPEELVLEQEEA from the coding sequence GTGCGAGACTTTTCGTGGAAGTATTTTACGATGACTGGTGATGTAGATGCTTATATGCTTTATAAGGAGGTCGGAGCTCCCCAGGAGAATGAACAGCAGGAGGAGCCCGAAGAGCTGGTTCTGGAGCAGGAGGAGGCATAA
- the era gene encoding GTPase Era, with protein MAKSSFKSGFVTIVGRPNVGKSTLMNHIIGQKIAIMSDKPQTTRNKIHGVYTSNDMQIIFLDTPGIHKRQSKLGDYMNTTALNTFGEVEAVLFLADASEGFGGGDRYIIERLKEIKTPVILVLNKIDKITPEELLPMIESYSKLYPFAEIVPISAMMGNNVNTLLDQIAKYLPEGPQYYPEDQVTDHPEQFVCAELIREKILHLTREEVPHSIAVTIEDMRVQENGVVNISAVIFVERDSQKGIIIGKQGSLLKEIGKLARQDIEHLLGSKIFLELWVKVKKDWRNQERILRDLGFNRD; from the coding sequence ATGGCAAAATCCTCATTTAAATCCGGTTTTGTTACGATTGTTGGCCGCCCGAATGTCGGCAAATCCACGCTGATGAACCATATTATAGGGCAAAAGATCGCCATTATGTCGGACAAGCCTCAAACGACACGCAATAAAATCCACGGTGTATATACGTCCAATGACATGCAGATTATTTTTCTGGATACGCCGGGGATTCATAAACGCCAATCGAAGCTTGGCGATTACATGAACACCACCGCACTGAACACGTTCGGTGAAGTGGAAGCGGTTCTGTTTCTGGCCGATGCTTCGGAAGGTTTTGGCGGCGGCGACCGCTATATTATCGAGCGGTTGAAGGAAATTAAAACGCCGGTCATTCTGGTGCTGAACAAAATCGACAAAATTACGCCGGAAGAGCTGCTGCCGATGATTGAATCGTACAGCAAGCTGTACCCGTTTGCGGAGATCGTGCCGATTTCGGCGATGATGGGCAATAATGTGAACACACTGCTGGATCAGATCGCCAAATATTTGCCTGAAGGCCCGCAATATTATCCGGAGGACCAGGTTACAGACCATCCGGAGCAGTTTGTCTGCGCCGAGCTGATCCGCGAGAAGATCCTTCATTTGACCCGTGAAGAAGTTCCGCATTCCATCGCGGTTACGATTGAGGATATGCGCGTTCAGGAGAATGGGGTCGTGAACATTTCCGCCGTTATTTTTGTGGAGCGGGATTCGCAGAAAGGCATCATTATCGGCAAGCAGGGTTCGCTGCTGAAGGAAATCGGCAAGCTGGCCCGTCAGGATATCGAACATCTGCTCGGATCGAAGATTTTTCTCGAATTGTGGGTTAAAGTCAAGAAAGACTGGAGAAACCAGGAGAGGATCCTGCGGGATCTGGGCTTTAACCGGGATTAA
- a CDS encoding cytidine deaminase yields the protein MDNKELLQEAMKAYKNAYVPYSHFSVGAALLDENGKVHHGCNVENAAFSPTNCAERTALFRAIADGCRPGSFKAIAVVGDTDEPIVPCGVCRQVLAELGGLDMPVILGNLKGDVMETTMRELLPHAFVPSHLKETKS from the coding sequence ATGGATAACAAAGAGCTGCTTCAAGAAGCGATGAAAGCCTATAAGAACGCTTATGTGCCTTATTCCCATTTTTCAGTCGGAGCCGCTCTGCTGGATGAAAACGGCAAGGTCCATCACGGCTGCAACGTGGAAAATGCGGCGTTCAGCCCAACCAATTGCGCCGAGCGTACCGCTCTGTTTCGCGCCATTGCCGACGGCTGCCGTCCAGGCAGCTTTAAAGCAATTGCGGTCGTGGGGGACACGGACGAGCCAATCGTTCCCTGCGGCGTATGCCGGCAGGTCCTGGCCGAGCTTGGAGGTCTTGATATGCCGGTGATTTTGGGCAACCTGAAAGGGGACGTCATGGAGACGACGATGCGGGAGCTGCTGCCGCATGCGTTTGTGCCTTCCCATTTGAAGGAAACCAAGTCCTAA
- the ybeY gene encoding rRNA maturation RNase YbeY, giving the protein MAIHLAWSNEQEQFDITEELIALLDVLLQKAAAAEGIEDGEVALTFVDNKQIHELNRDYRGIDRPTDVLSFAMNESLDEEPEIIYEIGEDEQAELFPDMLGDIIISLERAKEQSEDYGHSFEREVGFLFVHGFLHLLGYDHQDEASEAEMMGKQEAVLAEAGLVR; this is encoded by the coding sequence ATGGCCATTCACCTGGCGTGGAGCAATGAACAAGAGCAATTTGACATCACCGAGGAGCTGATTGCGCTGCTGGATGTCCTTTTGCAAAAAGCGGCTGCGGCGGAAGGAATTGAAGATGGCGAAGTCGCGCTTACCTTTGTCGACAATAAGCAGATTCATGAACTGAACCGCGATTACCGCGGCATCGACCGCCCGACGGATGTGCTGTCTTTTGCCATGAATGAAAGCCTGGATGAAGAACCCGAAATCATCTATGAGATTGGGGAAGACGAGCAGGCGGAGCTGTTTCCTGATATGCTGGGGGATATTATCATTTCCCTGGAGCGGGCTAAAGAGCAAAGCGAAGATTACGGTCACTCGTTTGAACGAGAGGTTGGTTTTCTGTTTGTCCATGGCTTTTTGCACCTGCTTGGCTATGATCATCAGGATGAAGCGAGCGAAGCAGAGATGATGGGCAAGCAGGAAGCTGTTCTGGCCGAAGCGGGTTTGGTACGCTAA
- a CDS encoding HD family phosphohydrolase, with amino-acid sequence MTSNQNNSRQTIQSKMVGWRHSVGMRYALFALLIIMLYVSLAPKLLPERYNIAVNTPSDKEILAPTQIQNTKATLKAQEEAAEAEKPVYTKISLRNEAIITEMLDQIARINQDDQVSREDKISIYRQDLPQIFQNHIQNYIMSSRNSGNYSSTFLDEVRTRINEQMYHISEETYVKLPQLTPEDIAEMKPVASDIVGRLMYDPATEAQTTRAKVAEQVSSSSLSKRISREIVQELARYVITANKFYDEDATKDAKVKARENTAPVYIKQGDVLVSKGQIITQEMYTLLKDNGLLKNEVNYWPQVGVALLSVLLAVGLYMSIRQPEASVRFKYNNSQLAMLLLIFLITLLSMHLLELLHNERRPYLGYLAPVAVGAMLITLLLDVSLAYIASVIFAVAASIVLNIHQGQIFDFYYGMFALVTSFVSIFSIHRASQRASILKAGVMVSFFGALLVAALIMINSTGWDQTNTLYALGFAFASGLLATIMVFGLMPFFEVTFGILSALKLVELTNPNHPLLRKLLTETPGTYHHSVMVGNLSEAAAEAIGANGLLCRVGSYYHDIGKTKRPGYFIENQNGMENPHDFIDPKLSKSIIIAHARDGAEMQKEYKLPKPIRDIAEQHHGTTFLHFFYHKALKQAEEQGVEPDFTEDDFRYPGPNAQTKEAAIVGIADSVEAAVRSLHKPTVNQVETMIEKIIKSRLDDHQFKECDLTMRELDVVGQTLKETVMGIFHSRIEYPDDVKTTKNNDGKEREKDGHSPGVEQ; translated from the coding sequence ATGACCTCAAATCAAAACAATAGTCGTCAAACGATACAATCCAAAATGGTTGGCTGGAGGCATAGCGTGGGAATGCGCTATGCTCTGTTCGCTTTGCTGATCATTATGCTTTATGTCAGCCTCGCGCCCAAATTATTGCCGGAGAGATACAATATCGCGGTAAATACGCCGAGCGACAAGGAGATTTTGGCTCCGACGCAGATTCAGAATACAAAAGCAACCTTGAAGGCGCAAGAGGAAGCAGCGGAAGCGGAGAAGCCGGTTTACACCAAGATTTCCCTGCGGAACGAAGCGATTATCACCGAAATGCTGGATCAGATTGCCCGGATTAATCAGGATGATCAGGTTTCGCGCGAGGATAAAATTTCGATTTACCGGCAGGATTTGCCGCAGATTTTCCAAAACCATATTCAGAATTATATTATGTCGAGCCGCAATTCCGGCAATTATTCCTCCACGTTTCTGGATGAGGTAAGAACGAGAATCAACGAGCAGATGTATCATATTTCTGAAGAAACCTATGTCAAGCTGCCTCAGCTTACCCCAGAGGACATCGCGGAAATGAAACCTGTTGCTTCAGATATTGTGGGAAGGCTGATGTACGATCCGGCAACAGAAGCTCAAACGACCCGGGCCAAGGTAGCTGAACAGGTTAGCTCAAGCTCGCTCAGCAAACGGATTTCGCGGGAGATTGTGCAGGAGCTTGCCCGTTATGTCATAACGGCCAATAAGTTTTACGATGAAGATGCCACCAAAGATGCTAAAGTTAAGGCCAGGGAAAATACGGCGCCTGTCTACATCAAGCAGGGGGATGTGCTTGTCTCCAAAGGACAAATCATTACCCAGGAAATGTACACGCTTCTAAAAGACAACGGACTGCTTAAAAATGAGGTGAATTACTGGCCTCAGGTCGGAGTAGCTTTGTTATCGGTTCTGCTTGCTGTGGGTTTATATATGTCTATCCGGCAGCCGGAAGCCAGTGTACGCTTCAAATACAACAACTCCCAGCTTGCGATGCTGCTGTTAATCTTCCTGATTACGCTGCTTTCCATGCATCTGCTGGAGCTGCTGCATAATGAACGGAGACCTTATTTGGGGTATTTGGCACCGGTTGCGGTCGGGGCGATGCTGATCACCCTCTTGCTCGATGTGTCATTGGCTTATATCGCTTCCGTTATTTTTGCCGTTGCGGCCAGCATTGTGCTGAACATTCATCAAGGTCAAATTTTTGATTTTTATTACGGCATGTTTGCGCTGGTGACTTCGTTTGTTTCGATCTTCTCGATTCATAGGGCCAGCCAGCGAGCATCCATCCTGAAGGCGGGTGTGATGGTTTCGTTCTTTGGAGCCCTTCTGGTCGCCGCTCTTATTATGATTAATTCAACCGGCTGGGATCAGACAAACACGCTGTATGCGCTCGGTTTTGCTTTTGCCAGCGGTCTGCTTGCTACAATCATGGTCTTCGGCTTGATGCCTTTCTTTGAAGTAACCTTTGGGATTTTGTCCGCGCTGAAGCTGGTGGAGCTGACCAATCCAAACCATCCGCTGCTGCGCAAGCTGCTCACCGAGACCCCGGGGACTTATCACCACAGCGTCATGGTCGGGAATTTGTCGGAGGCTGCAGCGGAAGCGATTGGGGCCAACGGGTTGTTATGCCGGGTTGGTTCGTATTACCATGACATCGGGAAGACGAAGAGACCGGGGTATTTTATCGAGAATCAGAACGGCATGGAGAACCCGCACGACTTTATTGATCCTAAACTCAGCAAATCGATCATCATCGCCCATGCCCGGGACGGGGCCGAGATGCAGAAAGAATACAAACTCCCGAAGCCGATTCGCGATATTGCGGAGCAGCATCACGGGACTACGTTTCTGCATTTCTTCTACCATAAAGCTTTAAAGCAGGCAGAGGAACAGGGCGTCGAACCGGATTTCACCGAAGATGATTTCAGATATCCGGGGCCGAATGCCCAGACGAAGGAAGCAGCCATCGTGGGCATCGCCGACAGCGTGGAGGCAGCGGTGCGTTCGCTGCATAAACCAACGGTGAACCAGGTGGAGACAATGATCGAGAAGATCATCAAAAGCCGGCTGGATGACCACCAGTTCAAAGAATGCGATTTGACGATGCGTGAGCTTGACGTCGTCGGACAGACGCTTAAGGAAACGGTAATGGGGATCTTCCACTCCCGGATTGAATACCCGGACGATGTGAAAACTACGAAGAATAATGATGGGAAAGAGCGTGAGAAAGATGGCCATTCACCTGGCGTGGAGCAATGA